In uncultured Fibrobacter sp., the following proteins share a genomic window:
- a CDS encoding carboxypeptidase-like regulatory domain-containing protein: MFRRKTRDERRENTSGIILFIAATFLVFLAACSDSTSTAGVISETESGQTASTDTLSGHIYNNFDYSIEAKKYPHAIVALTKVVNGRTIIVDSTTSDDNGDFTFVAAPTDAYSVVATFERHDTTWAGMTRLTPENKYNSIAIGPAGTILLSPRYNGLSVGDTLCITGTLSCAAITEENKDEEYITITGIPANHDGYTYTTITQIEIANESGVKSIPVEWDLYSDGTLVVKDSVLAKVIGEEVISLPKISEMDSLDDKTLDSLIVPVFFNTDRTVSYTHDDGFMGPDGSLLPWANAYEHSIDTSSTWVLDNIKSVFFVTVPSISKSITIKKLYGAPGSIDIYPEDRIRFVRNFNGSDSLNVRASTIRDRFKELNVFSDDSSFAIGFWITLNGNDLTADNSVLASSLSSNGKLGFEIRQCESDKKSLCTKIYNGIDSASTAETEFGKAKILDGKQHYYSLVIHKKHLDISVDGKSIRSTDLKLSNKFYGLNGFELGNHDLDQLIIYSFGNFIRKENEKNWMRLKAWQRAFYELQKKAKETTFEHYQKF; this comes from the coding sequence ATGTTTAGACGAAAGACGAGAGACGAAAGACGAGAGAATACATCAGGAATTATCCTCTTTATCGCGGCTACATTCCTGGTATTCCTTGCGGCCTGTAGCGACAGCACGAGTACCGCGGGCGTAATATCCGAAACCGAATCGGGGCAGACGGCCTCGACAGACACCCTTAGCGGGCACATTTACAACAACTTCGACTATTCTATCGAAGCCAAGAAATACCCCCACGCTATTGTCGCCCTCACCAAGGTCGTCAACGGCCGCACTATCATCGTCGACTCCACTACCTCGGATGACAACGGAGATTTTACCTTTGTGGCAGCCCCCACCGATGCCTACAGCGTTGTAGCGACCTTTGAACGTCACGACACCACCTGGGCAGGCATGACGCGCCTGACGCCGGAAAACAAATACAATTCCATCGCCATCGGTCCGGCAGGGACCATTCTGCTATCGCCCCGTTACAACGGACTTTCCGTCGGTGACACGCTCTGCATCACCGGAACACTTTCGTGCGCCGCCATCACCGAAGAAAACAAAGACGAGGAATACATCACCATCACCGGAATTCCCGCCAATCACGACGGATACACCTACACCACGATTACACAAATTGAAATTGCCAACGAAAGCGGAGTAAAGAGCATTCCCGTCGAATGGGACCTGTACTCCGACGGAACACTCGTCGTAAAAGACAGCGTTCTTGCAAAAGTCATCGGCGAAGAAGTCATTTCGCTTCCCAAGATAAGCGAGATGGATTCCCTTGACGACAAGACTCTCGATTCCCTGATTGTTCCCGTATTCTTCAACACCGACCGCACCGTAAGCTACACTCACGACGACGGATTCATGGGTCCGGACGGATCCCTGTTGCCATGGGCAAACGCATACGAGCACTCCATTGACACCTCATCGACATGGGTCTTGGACAACATCAAGAGTGTGTTCTTCGTGACAGTCCCCAGCATCAGCAAGTCCATCACCATCAAGAAGCTGTACGGCGCACCGGGCTCCATCGACATTTACCCCGAAGACAGGATCCGCTTCGTCAGGAACTTTAACGGGAGCGACTCCCTTAACGTCAGGGCTTCGACCATACGTGACAGGTTCAAGGAACTGAACGTATTCTCGGACGACAGCAGCTTCGCTATCGGTTTCTGGATTACCCTGAACGGAAATGATCTTACAGCAGATAATAGCGTACTCGCATCATCCCTTTCAAGCAACGGCAAGCTGGGCTTTGAAATCCGCCAATGCGAAAGCGATAAAAAGTCGCTATGCACCAAGATTTACAATGGCATCGATTCCGCATCCACCGCAGAAACAGAATTCGGCAAGGCGAAAATTCTGGACGGAAAGCAGCATTATTATTCACTCGTCATCCACAAGAAGCACCTGGACATTAGCGTCGACGGAAAGAGCATCCGCTCCACAGACCTCAAGCTTTCAAATAAGTTCTACGGATTGAATGGTTTCGAACTCGGAAATCACGACCTGGATCAACTCATCATCTATTCCTTCGGAAATTTCATCCGCAAGGAAAATGAAAAGAACTGGATGCGCCTCAAGGCATGGCAACGCGCTTTCTACGAGTTGCAGAAGAAAGCGAAAGAGACCACCTTTGAGCACTACCAGAAGTTCTAA
- a CDS encoding TIGR02147 family protein, with product MNRFLDIYQFTHFRKFLEEYQAVRVKAEPSFTRTEICNLLGLEKSRSYFADVLRGKKVSPRMAQKFIEILELDKKEAKYFETLVEFDQAKSDSARQTAMQEILKQHPNPQHIVNEDAYEYYSHWYNSALFAILDAMDVDDDMTPVQKRIFPKVPLGKLKESLSLLERLGLIRKNEAGFWKPTQESISSGPYNNAELIKQYQLQCFELSKQALMTPPKRPTVMSTLTFSISSEAYKKLEEELQEFKKKARQIIAGDKEKADGVYQMNIHLFSNLE from the coding sequence GTGAATCGCTTTTTAGACATATACCAGTTTACACACTTTCGCAAGTTTCTGGAAGAATACCAGGCCGTTCGCGTAAAGGCGGAGCCTAGTTTTACACGTACCGAAATCTGCAACTTGCTCGGCCTCGAAAAAAGCCGCAGTTACTTCGCCGATGTTCTCAGAGGGAAAAAGGTCAGCCCCCGCATGGCGCAAAAGTTTATCGAGATTCTTGAACTCGACAAGAAAGAAGCCAAATATTTTGAAACTCTGGTGGAATTCGACCAAGCTAAAAGCGATTCGGCACGCCAGACGGCGATGCAAGAAATACTGAAACAGCACCCGAACCCGCAGCACATCGTCAACGAAGACGCCTACGAATACTACAGCCACTGGTACAACAGCGCCCTATTCGCAATACTCGACGCGATGGACGTAGATGACGACATGACTCCCGTGCAAAAGAGAATCTTTCCGAAAGTCCCGCTCGGCAAGCTTAAGGAATCGCTCTCCCTGCTAGAGAGGCTCGGACTTATCCGCAAAAACGAAGCGGGTTTCTGGAAACCTACACAGGAAAGCATTAGCAGCGGACCTTACAACAATGCGGAACTCATCAAGCAATACCAGCTACAGTGTTTCGAGCTTTCGAAACAGGCCCTGATGACGCCTCCGAAAAGACCAACTGTCATGAGCACACTCACCTTCAGCATTTCAAGCGAAGCGTACAAGAAACTCGAAGAGGAATTACAGGAATTCAAGAAGAAGGCAAGACAGATTATCGCTGGCGACAAGGAAAAAGCCGACGGAGTTTACCAGATGAACATCCACCTGTTCTCAAATCTTGAATAG
- a CDS encoding immune inhibitor A domain-containing protein, translating to MKLKFILALIGFCASLIVAAPAEPGFQSVTSRDGSSVSIRYFGDEHYHYAETSDGILVTLDSLGNYVYVGEDGLASGVIAKNVADRSPEEKSFLKQLNQEAVHQKYQELKGERFPDEAGLNGDLEFNHVPLISYNQEGSSMLMRPTPASWTKGERWFPVLLVGTSDMDYGDSAAFYDYFNKPGYNVNRNIGSVRDYFVYQSDSQFIPHFDVYPIKIDATLESFGSGDNYDEGKFTSMVLDELAKREDFLKNASKYCYNRRQVDGFVFLYPGMEEDAMKQSSDFWSHQYYMQTNGSSESGMPYNVGGYYFDKYLFTSQFANKSNNKKICRMGTVIHEFSHIMGLMDHYSKDKNKNQIDGPAEYDIMSLGMYNGTTLNEGNVPMGYSAFEKEALGWMTLRELAPDSVYSLRKLSKMEAYSVTNPNKTDEYYIIEYRPAEKYESCVNVDAGKTANGVYIWYIDYDRTVFMMNEANRDTTHQRVAVNAALSEGYYADFSYVNRRGVPKVSGIYNVVLDGHRRACFTTSSDIPLSECPFDSTLEEESSSSEESSSSEFVPESSSSVDDDGPNSSDSLQFVRGTMRHTLSYVQIALDGHRLNVSTPLAGCKELKLFDLQGNLVYTNAFSDAQMSFDLSFIPSGIYVVRVMADNRLLESSKIRLHR from the coding sequence TTGAAACTTAAATTTATTCTGGCCCTGATCGGCTTTTGCGCTTCGCTTATTGTGGCGGCTCCGGCTGAGCCGGGTTTTCAGTCGGTAACTAGTCGCGACGGAAGCTCCGTTTCTATTCGTTATTTTGGTGACGAACACTATCATTATGCCGAAACTTCCGACGGAATTCTTGTAACATTGGATAGCCTTGGAAACTATGTTTACGTCGGTGAAGATGGTCTTGCGAGCGGGGTTATTGCAAAAAATGTCGCTGATCGCAGTCCCGAAGAAAAGTCTTTCTTGAAACAGTTAAATCAGGAGGCGGTTCATCAGAAGTACCAAGAACTGAAAGGGGAACGATTTCCCGATGAAGCTGGATTGAACGGTGACCTGGAATTCAATCATGTGCCCCTGATATCGTACAATCAGGAGGGATCCTCGATGTTGATGCGTCCGACTCCCGCAAGTTGGACAAAGGGGGAGCGTTGGTTCCCCGTGCTGCTGGTCGGAACGTCGGACATGGATTATGGAGATTCGGCTGCGTTTTATGACTATTTCAACAAGCCGGGCTACAACGTAAATCGAAATATCGGAAGCGTACGGGATTACTTTGTTTACCAGTCGGATAGCCAATTTATACCGCATTTTGACGTGTATCCTATAAAGATCGATGCGACTCTTGAAAGCTTTGGTTCTGGCGATAATTATGACGAGGGAAAATTCACCTCGATGGTTCTCGATGAACTTGCGAAGCGCGAGGATTTTTTGAAGAACGCCTCGAAGTACTGTTACAATCGAAGACAAGTGGATGGGTTTGTTTTCCTCTACCCCGGCATGGAAGAGGATGCAATGAAGCAGAGCTCTGATTTTTGGAGCCATCAGTACTATATGCAGACAAACGGTTCTTCGGAGAGCGGTATGCCGTACAATGTGGGGGGCTACTATTTTGACAAGTACCTTTTTACATCGCAGTTTGCAAACAAGTCCAACAACAAGAAAATTTGCAGGATGGGGACTGTCATACACGAGTTTAGTCACATTATGGGGTTGATGGACCATTACAGCAAGGATAAGAATAAAAATCAGATCGACGGTCCTGCCGAATACGACATCATGTCGCTTGGAATGTACAATGGAACGACCCTGAATGAAGGAAATGTTCCCATGGGATATTCTGCCTTCGAAAAAGAGGCTCTTGGGTGGATGACGCTAAGGGAGCTTGCTCCCGATAGCGTTTATTCGCTTCGTAAGCTCAGTAAGATGGAGGCCTATTCTGTCACGAATCCGAATAAAACGGATGAATACTATATCATTGAATATCGTCCTGCCGAAAAGTACGAATCCTGTGTAAATGTCGATGCCGGGAAAACTGCGAACGGGGTATACATCTGGTATATCGATTACGACAGAACGGTCTTTATGATGAATGAGGCGAATCGTGATACCACTCATCAGCGTGTGGCGGTCAATGCGGCTCTTTCTGAGGGCTATTATGCGGACTTTTCCTACGTGAATCGTAGAGGAGTCCCGAAAGTGTCTGGGATTTACAATGTGGTGCTCGACGGACACCGGCGGGCGTGCTTTACGACTTCAAGCGATATTCCCCTGAGTGAGTGCCCGTTCGATTCCACTCTAGAAGAGGAAAGCTCGAGTAGTGAGGAATCAAGTTCGAGTGAGTTCGTGCCGGAATCTTCTTCGAGTGTTGATGATGATGGCCCGAATTCTTCGGATAGTCTGCAATTTGTACGGGGAACCATGCGGCATACTCTGTCCTATGTGCAAATAGCCTTGGATGGACATAGGCTCAACGTCTCGACACCATTGGCGGGGTGCAAGGAACTGAAGCTCTTCGATCTTCAGGGGAACCTTGTCTATACGAACGCCTTCTCAGACGCGCAGATGTCGTTTGATTTGAGCTTTATTCCCAGTGGAATTTATGTCGTCCGCGTTATGGCGGATAATCGTCTTCTGGAAAGCTCTAAAATACGCCTACATCGGTGA